The segment GGTGAGACTGTAAGCTTGAAAAGGACATCATATTACCTGAAAAACAACATGGTGTTGGTATTAGTGTTGATATGTTACCAAATGAGTGACGAAAAAGGGAAGCAAAATGTTATGATATGAATACGTTGGACAACAAAAGGTGACGGACGGGCATCCATCAATCGCTCGAGTTCGTTGTTACTGCAGTGGACTGACTGTACAGGCACGCCAAGGAGACGACTGCCCAACTCGGtggaggacttggagagGTTAGGAGCTGCACTTTGGGCTTTGGAGGTCCAAGCTTCCTTACAGTGGGGGCACGGGCCATTTGTTCTCTAACCGCCAAGAACCAAATGTCCCTATTGGCACTCTGGCAGCTGACAGCCAGCACACGAGGTGGTAGATTGTACAGAGCTGCCCGGCCTCAGAGTGCCAGTGTATAAACCAACCTAAGACAGGGCAAGAAGTGTCCGAGGAGGCAAGTGGCAGTTGTGGCACTTTCCTATGGCAGTAAGACGGTCGACGCGGGAAATGACAGGCGCGACACGGGCATCACTCATCTCAGTCACACAAACTCCCTCCCGTCTGACGGGAATAGCACTGCAGGTCccagggcaagggcaacCATAACCCAAGGCTTTCAACGCAGGAGCGCTACAGAGCACAAGTGGGAGTTAAAAAGGTCCCGCCCAGCGCTCTGGCCCAGCCCCACGGCGtccatccccattccccattcCCTGATTCCCACACTTGTCAAACGGGCAGCCATTCACGGCCGCTGGACACCACTCAAGCATTCTTCATCACTCGCGAGCGACAGGTCGGGGACCGACAGGGATGTGCCATCTGTTATTGTGCCGTCATTGGATTGTGTACAGGCATCGACCAGCATCGACCGCCTTTCAGCGAGCGAGGCAGACCGCGACGAGCATCCCTCTCGAGCAGCAGAGCACGCCGTGGACGCGGCAGCCTTTCCCGGGTGCCTGATAGTCTGATACCCCCTTTTAGAGAGACAGGAAGACAGACACGCCATCGACATCGCCCTCGGTACGGAGGACCCCGAGCAACAGCCAGGCCCCAAACCCACCCCCCGAGTACCTTACCCCCCGAGTCCGGATCCCTCCTCAACGGAACCCCCTAAATTCCAGGTATCAACAGCACACGGGCCGGAAGCCGCGCCAGGATCACCCGTAGTACCTAGGTAAGGTGCGCAtcagccagcagccagcagccagcaaaaaaaaaagaggccAGGAGCGCGGGGTTACGGGGTGCCGATTACGCAACCAGCAACaatgccgccgccctcgGGCCAAAAGGGCAGCCAGAAGGGCacggggaagaagggtggagCGGGTGTCAtgcgccagcaccagcacaaCCCGCGCAGTCGCAACACCACGCCCAGCGCCGGCTCCCCCCAGGTTGCCAGCCTGCCCCCCATTGAGCAGCACGAGACAGCCACCTTGGACGTGCGCTTCGACCTCTTCCGCAACATCACGTACGACGACATTGTCGACCACgtcgccaacaacgccgcATCGCCCGACTCCAAGAGCCTCGATGGCCTCCTGTCCCGCCTCTCACGTCTTAGCGAGGTTATCGACAAGCGGGGGACCAGCTGTGACAAAGGCATGCGTCTGCTCGCCCAGTCCCGCCGCCTCCGCGAGAGCGAGCTGGCCGCCGAGCGCGGCCGCGAGGAGGAACGCCGCCAAAAGGAagccgacgatgaggagcgTGCCGAGCGCAAagccaacaagaagaagcggaaggcCACCGAGAACCTGGCCCCGCCTCAGGGAAACAACATAGGTCCGTTATTACCACCCTGCATCACATCATCCCCAATTGAAATCATCCACTGCCTGCATTGATAATCCAAAGTGTACGTTGCTGactttcctctttttggACCGCAGAGTATTCTTCCCCAGTCCGCGAGTCCGGAAACAAAGCAAGGAAGCTCTCCCGCGATGATTCTGCCAGCTCCTCTCTTTCGCCCGTCGCCCCCAGGACGCCCACTGCCATGGAGGCcgacgacaagaccaagaccgaagaaaatgacgacgacgacgacgactccGATGATGACGGCCAGCCTCCGCCGCCTGCACGACCACAAGCCAACACTTTTGGCGATGACCCATCTACCTTCCCCGACCCGACCGTCTACGAAATCCTCCCGGTGAAGCCGGGAATGACGGAAGATGAAATCAAGGAGATCTACTCAGTAGCAGTCTATCCAAAGAGCGATCTGGCCGACATAATAGCCGGCGATCCCCCCGATAAGGACTTCAGCAGTGCGAAACCTAGCAACCAAATCAACTTTTCCACTTTCAGCACTTATGTCGAACCATTCTTCCGACCGTTTACAGAAGAAGACCTCGCCTTCCTTAGAGAGCGTGGCGACCGAGTCACACCCTTTGTTATGCCGAAGCGCGGGAAGAAACACTACACAGAAATATGGGCCGAAGAGGACGGCGCCATGGCCATCGATTCAGCTGACGTCAAGGACAAATTGCCCCCCAATCAGCCTCGTGGCAGCATAGAGAACATGAACGACGAAATTGCCGAGACAGACAAGCTCTCGGTTGGGCCGATTCTAGCACGGCTATTGCAGACAATGCGACCCGAACATCGTGCACCGCCTGCCGAGGAGAGACAAAACGGCGCCACTGCTGACGGGGATGTTGCTATGAACGGTGTCGATCGTTTTGATTTTGGGGACACTCAACCGCAGACAGCATCGCCCACGGTAAATGGGACTAACGGCACCAATGGAAACGTCAACGGCGCAACTGGACAACCCGGCTCAACCCAACTCCCGCCTGCAACTTTTATGCCTGAGTCCAACAGCGAATCATGGAAGAAAGCTTCGCATCCAAAACTCGATTACTCTCAAGTCGATGAACGTCTTAAGCAGGAGTTACGACACATTGGCTTCCTATCTTTCCCGCCTGACCAAGCCAACGGGACCAGCTCCCCATCTAACAATGTCTCGTCATCGAATACGGGCAATAACAATGCGTCTTCCACAGGCGGCTCCTCTGCCTCGCATCCCTCCGGTGGTGATCCTGGCCCCACAGCTGCCGATTTCGATGGGCATTATGATGATGAAGTTGCCGCCCGATTACGTCTTCTCCAAGCCCGTCTGCACGAGCAGGTTCTTCTTAACGGGGCTCGGAAAGCGCGTCTCACCGACCTTGTTAAAGAGCGCATGGCATTCCAAGAGTACCAGACCATTCTTGAAGACCTTGACAGCCAAGTACAAGCAGCCTACCTCAAACGGACCCGTACGATGGGTAAGAAACCGAAGAAGGCCCGACCAGGTGCTGCGAAGGATGGCGCCAACGCAAATGGAGCCGGGACACCCGGCCCAGGCGGTGCAGCAGGCATGGCGAGACCGGGCATCGGAGACCTTACGCGTACGCTCATGGAACGTAGGCGGAGGTGGATCGAGAACATGGGGCCTCTTTTTGAGGACGATGTTCCTCCATCGGAGGATATGAGCCCAGCGGCGAGAAGGATTAGGGGATCCAAGCTTATGAAAGTTCCTAGGGTGAATGAAGAAGGGAGCACAATTTTCTCACGAGAAGCAATGGCTGATCTGATCAAGCGGGAAAAAGATTCCtgggatgacgaagaggctGATGAGGAGTGAGTAGCACCTCCCAACAGCGCTGCTTTCCCAGGCCCGTCGGGGCCTTCCTGTACGCGCAGTCCTCCTGCTCGGATGCTGTCTCCGATGTCCTACAACGATTATGATATGGCtgaggttgtcgatgttcatggagatgagcaaTCCAGCACATCGGTTAGActtgagaaagaagaacacAACCAACAAAACGGACACAAACCTCGTGTTCATGATCTACACCAGAACAGACACGACGACAGACAAGAGGACGAACAAGAGGACGAACAAGAGGACGAACAAGAGGACGAACAAGAGGACGAACAAGAGGACGAACAAGAGGATGAACAAGAGGACGAACAAGAGGACGAACAAGAGGACGAACAAGGGGACGAACAGCATCATTCAACAGAACTTGCCGACACTCGAACGGCTGCGTGTCAGCGATGCAGCATACGGAGATCGAAATGCGACTTCGAAATCCCCTGTGCGCCCTGCATAAAGGCTGTCGCGGGAGATCACTGTCGTTCAGTACTTGGcctctgtttttttttgtttttttttggggggttttttttcactttcccattttttttcttctgggTTGGGAAGATGCTAGCAGCTATTGTCTTCCAAGCATGGTGGTGGCGTTCGGCATGGTACAAAATGGCGTAGCAGGGCAGGTAGGGAAAGGGTATAGTAAACAGGCTGGTGAGGATTACCATACGACTTGGTTCTATGTTTATTAAAGAGATGGCTGGTTATTCGGCAGGTTTTATCGCGCGGTTATGGATTTGGATATCGATACTTTGGAGTACGGAATTAGGGAACAACAATACTTAAGTACTGAATAAGAAGACTAGAAGAAAATGTCAGGTCaatcctgcttcttcttccaccataTATTATGATGTGAAGTTGACTAGTATGATGATGCAACGGGACGTTTCAAAGGACGCTTGTGGTAGTAACTTCGCTCTTCTTGTTCACGTTCCAGTTTCAAGGAGTCAGTAATTATTCATTCCCCTTCTTAAAACTCCATCAGATCCATCACACAATTATCTCGGGTCTTCAAATAGCTTTTGATGAATTGAAATTGTATTTTCGAACGCCTTGCCATGACCTGATCCGCTATGCATGATTATGTACGAGTTCCGCTTCACGATGGCTGTATAACCACCACTTCTAACTCCACGTTCCATATTTCCCATCAACCTGAGAACagagaacaaaaaaaaaaaagcaatgCCAATCCAGCAGCGCCTTTGCTTGCTAAACTCCAGTCACACCGGGCTATCTATCAAATAACGCCTCGCCTGTCCGCCACAAAAGCTAACTGTACCGCAGCAAAAAATGACCACTCATTGATTTAAGACCCTGGTTCCTCCCCCGGCCCCACggccccaagcccaacatAAAACCTCAGCGCCCTCTCATATGTCCACATGGTAACCGCgctcgccggcgccgccttGAACAAGCTAACTGTCAACCCCCTATACAGTCCCCTGAcgccctccctcctcacaaTCGTCCCCACCGTCTTGACTATCCCCCCATCATACACGGGTATGTTCTTGTGCACATACAAGCTCCTTGTCGGGCCCTGGacttgtatccttttccTCACCAGGTCAAGCGGAAACGTGCCCGTCTTGGCTACCACGCTTGCCACAACGCCCGCTACCGCTCCGCCCGAGCTGAAGGGGAGTTCGAGGTTCTGCAAAGACGGGCGAAGGAACTCGTACACGCAGAAGAACATGCCCATGTAAGGGATAATCTGCGCTAATCCGGGTCCTAGGCCGCGGAAGTAGCCTGACAGGCCTTCGGAGACGTAGATGTTTTTGATTGCTTGGTAGAGGGAAGGGTAGACGCGCTCGACTCCCTGTGCAGCGAAGCGGGTCCTTAACAAATCGAGGGGGTAGGTAGCTGCCGTGGCGAGGCCGCCTGCTGAAGCGCCGGCTACGAAGGACTCGACTGATGCGGGGAGCTGTTTGTTTTGGTCTTTGGGGAAGGTGACTTGCAGGAACTGGGTTATCGAGCGGTAGGTGGTGAACTGCGCGGCGGCGTACGAGACGTAGAGAAGCTCGGCGGGGATGTTGCCCTTCCAGAGACCGGTGAGACCTTCGGTTCGCAGGATGTGGCGGATGGTCGGGAGGGTGCCCTTGTAGATGggtccgccgccgacgatTTCGGGGCCGCGCTGGTGGATTACGGGGTCCGAGAGGGAGTGGTGTTGCAGCTGGAGACGGATCTTGACGACGTCGAGGGGGGCAATGACGAAGCTGTTTGGGAGGAGACACGGGGAGCGTTAGTAAGGGAGGTTGATCAATGACTTCCTGGGGTGGTtcgaaaagggaagggggtttGTAATGGACGTACCGAGAGATCAAGCCGGCCGTTGCGCCTGCGGCCGTCACCTGAAGGCGAGAACCCTCATCCTTGAGGCGTTCGGCCTTGCCAGACATTCATCCAGCACGCGATCCGTCAGCGAGAACGTTGGAGATGTGGAAAGACTGGAAGTGCACGCCCCGCGGTGTAAACGTGGGCTGAGCGATGCGTGATCGACGACCGGCCGGTGTTCGAGTGCGGGAGAGCAGCGGCCAAGCTAAAGGTACAGCTGACGTAGGGCTACTGCTACCGTGCAGGGAGCGTTCAAGCGGCGTGTTCGGGCTTCGGTGTTCGGATCTATCTGACGGCAGTGCTGTGCGCTTTGCAGTGATatctttgatgatgatgcttcgTCTTTTTGTCGGGCGACGGCGGTCAAGTCTATGCGGTTCTTTCGGTGTTTAGGTAAAGAAATTCATAAGCGAAATGTAACTGCGAAAGACGTCAATTGGGAGTCGAAACTGTGATCTTATTGGAAGGCAGGGCAGGCGCGCCAAGCCTTGATTATTTCTCGTCATGTAAGTGTACAGTCTCTACAATGGATGCGTCCCGTCTATAACCGGGCGGCTTATTAAAAACGGCGAATTGATAAGGCACAAGGTTCGCGTGCCGGACCTCAGCTCTGATCAATGCCTTATCTCCATGACAAATGTGCGCTGTGAGTTCGTATGCTTGCGTTTCAAATATTCCCAAAGAGCCGAAGCGTACCTAGGTACCGGTATATGAAATGCAATTGCGCTTACAAACATACATGATGCTAATGGGGGCGTTTAATGCTGCAGCGCGTTGCTGCTATGTACTGCCTCGACGCGCATGTTAGGGCATGCATCGAGCACTTCCTCATGCCCTGTGTCCAGGGTCTTGTGATGTCCGTTGCTCTTGCGGAAAGATGGTAATGACGACGGTTCTGAAGGCGAAGtcttgttctttctttccggGCATGAAGAGGCGCGGACTAGCTGCCGCAGTGTGAGACACCATGAGACATGATAAtgagaaaggggaagagtTGTTCTCAGTGATGACGGCAGTGACGACATTGTTCACGACTCGTAACTGGGGGATCAACAGGGGTGCCACGCGCTCAGCTCAGCCttggcttccactttgtcACTTGATTTGAAGAtctgaagttgttgaggaagcagcagcaggcattGCCATCATTTTGCAGAAAGGACGCTTTGATTTGTTCGTTGCACTGCTAACGTCCTGTTGTGTACCGTGTCGTTTGTGAAACTTATAGTAGAATAGTTGTGTGTTTTATTGGGCAAATCGATGACTGACAGATAGAAACTGTGAGCTGGGGGTCAAGGTGAGTCGATATGAAATACATGTGATACTGTCCTGTCCTACACGAGTGTAATGATACCAAAGCATACACAATTCCTCGACATGAGTTGATGTGACGCTTGGCTTATCTGTGAGAGTATTATCCCCTTGGGGCAGATATGGTTGAGGATAGTACTGGTATCGGGCGAGCGGTTGAAAGACGGAAAGAAAGGGgtgaggagagaaaaacGACAGAAGAACCGAAAACAACACGTCCCGTCACCACGATTCCGTCTGCCGATACTACCGCCGTCTCTTCCATCCACATGCTAATAAATCAAAAAGATCGAGGCTCTTGACAAAAAAGTTCACCGTAGCATTGCCATGTCCATGGTTGGCGCTAATTGGTTCCATCCGCCCGAAGGTTGCTACCCAGCAATCACTAGCAAATCGCCCAGCAACGATCCCCACGACCCCAACGAGCAGCCGACCCCACTACTTCCTTGAATTGGCTAAAGCTGTCTGGCTGTTCCCCAGTTCtccaggtacgtacctgccGTCGGGATGCACCCCAGCGTTTGGCGATGTGTGAGCATGTCCACCTCCGCTCAATGCACGGGGCCCTCTTCAGTTCACGAGATGGACTCCCGTTCCccgtcatctccatcattcCGCAGCAGGGCATCGAAGCGTAGCGGAACCCGTGAGTCGGTGGGATATTTGTTTATCCAAGGAGTCTGTTATATCTCGGCATCCCAtacccctctcttccctctaccatcctttcttcttctcttcttactgtctttttcttcccttaTTACCAATTCACTGCTTTGCCTCTTCACCACTTCACTTTCACCTGCTTGCCCGCCCAAGCAGAAGCGCTGCACGTCATATCTGCAGCAACAGTATCTCCGCCTAAGCCTCATACAAGCAAGAACCCCATTTGCCATCCGCAGTCCTTGCAGTGCATAGGGATCTGGATACCTGCAAGACCCAACTCTTTAAGCCACGCATCATTGTATCTTCAATCACGGACGTGTGTTGGGCTTTGGTGCAGTCGAACGATCTTTTCTTCGCCTTCCAAGACCAGTGCTATAAAGTCAACTGGACCTTTTGCCGAGAGCCATAATAAGGGTTGTCCAACTTGCCTTCGAGAGTATCACAAGGAAACTTCAGACCCCGCATTAAACACTTAGTACAACCTTACCTTCAATCTCACCACGACCACAACGATACCTACCATGGCCATTGCAGCAATGgcttcaaccaccatcgCCTCTCCGGATATCAAGAGCCTCGTTAGGCCCGTCCTCTCCGCCCTGCCAGGAGCGTCCGCCTCGACCGAGCCAGCTACAACAGTACTACCACTTTTATCGCCCATTCTCAGACAGCGAGTACAACTTCTCTCCGGCGCCAGCTCAGATCCATGGATCCGCCTCCTTACCTATGACACCTCCAAGGTGTCCAAGCTTACCGAGATCGCCCAGAGCGGTAGTCTGGATCCCCATCCGGTATCGGGAGAAGTGGAGATGGATTGGGATTATGATGTCCACATCAAGTACAGGAGACTGGACCAAGAGACACTTCAGACCCTCGTGGCGTTAGGAGAGTTCGATCTGTTCATCCGTCTTGTGTACTGCGTCAACGACaaagacggcggcggtgacggATGGCGTGTGGGCGAGATCGGCGTAGCCAGCGATCCATCGCCCCTGCAATCTTTCGGAGGTTATTCCACACTCGATGAAGCCGAGAAGGCGTTTAAGGCCCAACAAACCTCTGTGCCAGAAACCAAGCCCGCTGCGCAAGTTTCCATCCAAGCCGAGCCGgtcgaagaggatgatgacgacgattACTGGGGTCGGTACGATGCCACGCCTTCCCAAACACCGGGACAGGGTCGCTCTCCTGCGCCGCCGTCTTTGGGCGCCGGCCTCAACACTCAAAATCCTAACCCCTTTGAGAGAAGCGCGTCCGCCGAAGATGCGTACTTTGCCCAGTACGAATCCGTACAGCCGGCCATGGACCCCCATGATCCGGACGAGGAGGCTCTCCAAGGTGGACCTATCGATGGTGGTGCGCCGCTTAAtggtcttcttcgccggTCTCCGTCGCCAAAACAGCAAATATACGAGCCTCCTGTTACAAACTGCGCACTAGCGCCGCCTCCATTGGGCCTAAGCGgagacggcaacggcaactATGTCCCATCTCGATCACCTTCGGACGAGTCAGGCTCCGGGTCGAGTGGCCGGCGCCTGTCCCAGGCGGACGAGGAGAGAACTGAGAGCCTTGCTCATCCTCGCCCAGCCAGTAGCGCTAGCTCGAACGGATCCCGTATGGTAGCCAAGCTCGAAGAGACCGCGGAAGCTCAAGATCGAGTGGAATTCGGTATTAAGCAGCATGTTTCGAGGTCAATTCGCAGTCTCTTCCAGTTATCGCGAGGCGCGGGAATTAGCCGTGAAGAGTTTGACCGCATGGTTAGAAACGAGCTTGATGTTCTTGCGATGGTGGAGAATGACGTTTGAATGAGCAGCGCAAGGAAGGTAAATGCGGAAAGGGGAGTCATCCATTTATTCaagagggtgttggtgttcaCCTTTTAGGTTTTCTCATCTTGTTCGGGATACTGCATCATCAGGTTGTTTTTGGCGTCAGGGACCGGTGGGGGAAGTCCGTCGAGGCGGTCCGCCTCGTGATCTTGTTAATCATTCGGAGTTCGGGCAAGGGTGTTCAAGGATATGTTCAGCAATAGCGTTACGGAATATTGGTCAGAGTATGATAGTAAAACAGAGCAATTACACGAGCAAAACAATGAAAAGGTGACCAGTATTTGTACATCGCCGAGACAGTTGGAAGACGAAGTGATTGTGAGAGTCAAAGATGGGACTCCGGAATTGGCAAACAGCTACCCCACCAAGCACGTACCTCTCACCATTTCCAGGGTTGGGGTTAACAGTGAGTCTTCTGTATGGACTGCCAGCCGCCAGTTCGTCCCAACGATTGGTCCCTGCCCCAATGGCCGGGACCTTCCGTAGCGGAGCAAAAAAAGTCTCGAAAGTCGCGTCCCACTTTGACGGTCTTCCGGGGTTGATTGCCCGTGTGTTTTGAAAGTGCGTCCGTCCTCCGCTCTGCGCCGGCAGTCCGTCCTGAAAGTCGAGCGTCTCCGTCCGTCCTCAAGGCCCCCCACCCAACCGTCCACCGTCCACCTCCCCCGACCGACCGGCCGACCACCgaaccttttcctttcttccctccgAACCCCCGAACCCCGGCCCGTTTTCTTTTACCGAGAAAAAGACAAATATAACAGACAAAATGATCGGCTCCATGGGTCTAAGGATACCCCGTGCGACAAGCTCGCTCCTCGGTCGTgccgtcaacgccgccgccgccgccaccaaccaGTCTGCCGCTGTCGCCGGCGCCAGCGTCGCCGCCCAGAGGAGATGGCAGCACTACCTCATGAAGCTCCGCGACAACtttgaggagaagggtaTCCCCAACTTCCTCAGCCCCGGCTCCGTCAACATGGCCTATACCGAGTACCAGACCTTCATCTTGGAGAAGCTTAACGCGCTTGTAGTAGGTACGTACACGTACGGGTGAACAATACTGGATGCTGTCTCTTGGGGTGTGTGGTCTCTGGCAGGATATTGGGTggtggcatggcatggcatggcatggtaTGGATGAAGAGCAGGTTATGCGCGCGGactgctggctggctgcgGGGAATGGTTTACTTGTGTTCAAGACGCCAGGATTGGATGCTGTTGAGCCtgagacgaagaggaggaggcattCACGCAGTGGTCGCAAGGCGCAAAACAAGAGGATGaaacagaaggaggaggagggttgaaGATCAACGACGGAGACATGCCGTGCCTTCCCTAGGGCACACCACAATTACCTATTTCACTTTCGCAAGAGAGCTATCTCACTGACAAAACCACTTTACTTACTTCTTTTTCGCAAAACAGGCACCGACTTCGAGCAAAAAGACACAAAgtccatcatcctcgccacCGCCCGCGACCCCGAGCTCGCCCACGTCTTCAACCACGCCTCCATGGCGCACAAcaaccacttcttcttcgaccACCTGTCCCCCGCGCCCGTCAAGATGGGTGACAAGCTGTTCTACCACATCAACGAGAACTTCGGCTCCGTCGACACTCTGAGGGACGAAATGATCGGCACCGCCGTCTCCATGTTCGGCCCCGGTTTCGTCTGGCTCGTCCGCACCCAGCTCCCCGGCCAGCCCGTCGCCCTCCGCGTCATGGCCACCTACCTCGCCGGTTCACCCTACCCCGGCGCCCACTGGCGTCGCCAGGAGGTCGACACCCAGACTGCCATCGGCAACTCCCCCCAGGGCCTGGCCAACGGCCAGCGCCTCCTTGAGCGCAGCGCGGCTGGTTTCAAGGGCCAGAAGCTCGAGTCTACCGCTCCCGGCGGCACCGATCTCATTCCCATTCTCTGCTTGAACACTTGGGAATATGCCTGGCTCCGCGAGTACGGAACCGGTGTGGGTGGTATGGGCGGCAAGCTCGCGTATGCGCAGAGCTGGTGGAACATGATTGATTGggccaaggttgaggaggaggccaggCTGGAGGCCAGGATCTTGACGGGTGGTGAGGGCTCTGTTGCGCCTCTTGCTTCTCTCTTGtaagagggaaagaggaagaggaagatgaagaggaagagggatggaaggggcGGGCTAAGTCTAAAGTAAGAAGCGAAGCCGTTGGGAGTTCTGAAaaagcttcagcttcagcttcgaCTTTGTGTAACTTTTTGGTTCTGAACTACTCTCGAGATCTACTGACTGGCTCATCGCATCACATCAATCCATACctaccgccgccgtcgtcgtcggtccAATGGTTGCCATTGTTCTTGCTCTCGCTCTTGTCCGAGAGGGACAAAAGGAgcgaatggaatggaatgtgatgatggatgagatGAGGTTGGACGGTTATATGGTTTTTTTCTGTCTAActttgctccttc is part of the Sordaria macrospora chromosome 1, complete sequence genome and harbors:
- a CDS encoding mitochondrial 37S ribosomal protein mS42 is translated as MIGSMGLRIPRATSSLLGRAVNAAAAATNQSAAVAGASVAAQRRWQHYLMKLRDNFEEKGIPNFLSPGSVNMAYTEYQTFILEKLNALVVGTDFEQKDTKSIILATARDPELAHVFNHASMAHNNHFFFDHLSPAPVKMGDKLFYHINENFGSVDTLRDEMIGTAVSMFGPGFVWLVRTQLPGQPVALRVMATYLAGSPYPGAHWRRQEVDTQTAIGNSPQGLANGQRLLERSAAGFKGQKLESTAPGGTDLIPILCLNTWEYAWLREYGTGVGGMGGKLAYAQSWWNMIDWAKVEEEARLEARILTGGEGSVAPLASLL